The Strix uralensis isolate ZFMK-TIS-50842 chromosome 4, bStrUra1, whole genome shotgun sequence genomic interval agaaaaatgacaaaaaattgGATTTCCTGTTCTCCTTATCCTCCAGGTGAAGTAAAGGCTGTAGTCAGTGAAGTATCGATTGACAGtgatttgacattttaaaatctgtataacaggaaaaaaacatcccCCTTGGTTGAGGCCTTTTGGGTAGCATGGGTCCAGGTACTGGGAACgacttttaattaaaagcaccAGACTGGCCTGGAGCCACCGAGGTGTTTTTCCCTCTCTGTCATGCTGGCACAGCCGAAGGGGGAACGTTTTCCTTTGTGTGATGCAGCCTTAAGCAAGTGGCTCCAGTGAGGGTAAGAAGACTCCCCTGGTGTCTTTGCTGCTTATTGAACAGCGTGATTGGGTGAGGGAGGGGTTAACCACTCCTGTCCCACTGGGCCACTTGATCATTGCCTGGCCCGAAAGCACTAAACTGTAAACCTAatgaaaagagagcaagaaatcACAGGCAGCTTAGAAACAGAGCGCGGTCTCAGGGTTGTCCTTCCAAAGCAGTCCTGGCTGCTCAGATAGTTTTAGGCAGTGTGGCTTCTTAAATTTctatttgattaattttaatttaatttccgTAGTGTTCAGTGAAGAACTGCAGAACAGCCTTTCACGTCACCTGTGCGTTTGACCGTGGCTTGGAGATGAAGACCATACTGGCAGAGAATGATGAGGTGAAATTTAAGTCTTACTGTCCCAAGCACAGCTCCTCCAAGAAAGCGGATGACGAGCCTTTCAGTGAAAGCCCGGGCCAGGAGAACGGGAACGGGATTCAGGACAGCTCTCTTCCTGCCCACATCGACCCTTTCCACACCATGGATCAAACCCAGGAGGAGGCCCACAGAGTCAGCCTCCGCAAGCAAAagctccagcagctggaggatGAGTTCTATACATTTGTGGAGTCTCTGGAAGTGGCTAAAGCGCAGCGGCTGCCTGAGGAGCCGGTGGGATTCCTTTACCAGTACTGGAAGCTGAAGAGAAAAGCCAACTTCAATAAGCCTTTGATTACCCCAAAGAAGGATGAAGAGGACAATCTGGCTAAACGGGAGCAGGATGTTCTGTTCAGAAGGTTGCAGCTCTTCACACACCTCCGGCAGGATCTCGAGCGGGTAAGCCACTGCGCTGCCGGCACTTGCGCGAGGGGCCCTGGCCTTCATCAGCTGAGCTTCCAAGCCACGCTCTCGGTTGTTGCCTTGCGTGTGGGCACTCCGTGCTGCGCCTTCATGCCCAGTTAACACTAAATTCCTACCGAGCACACCACTTTCCCTTTTCAAATAGAGGGTCGGTTCGCAGGGCCAGCAGGTCTTGCCTTGTGGTATCCAGTCTCCTTATAACTGGGTGGTTGGGTTTCTGCCTGTGCTTTTTGGCTGGTTATCACTGATGGCTGTGGCCTGTACTGCAGCCCCCAGCTGGAGCGGTTTTAGCCTTTCAgggctttctttgctgctttcaTCTGCTGTGCAAGAAGGAAAAGATGATTGTGATTCGCAGCGGATCTGTTTTTCGTTGACACAGCATTGGAGGATGACATTTCACAGGACTATCTGTGTAGGAGGTTTGGGAGGCACACAATACTCCACTCAGTTAGGGCTTGAATGTTTAAAGAGCAGTTCAGTGGGATCAGTTTGGTGGTGTATCCTAAGTACATCTGAATCTGTAACGACCTGAATTCCTTCCTTTTTGGGTTAACTATTGGAGTTTTAAGATAGGTTAGAGCCAGAAAGAGTACTGAAATTATTATAGTTTTTCACGTCCTTACAGCATATGGCTCATGTAGGCCACATATGGAACCTGGCTCGGGTCCTACCTCAGCCTCAGTAACCTGTGGGTGAGCTCGAGCCTCTCTTCCAGGACAGTGTCTGGGCTTTACGTCAGGACAGCAGGTGCTCGTGTACCTACTGCATACTTTGTAAGGGATCCTGGTGGCTAATTAATCTTCTAATGAATCgttgcagtttttcttctgacttttttttctagttctaACTTCCAGCCCATGACCCTTTTCTAGCTCAGTGAGAGCTGTTACCTAGTATCTTGTTTCTGCTCCACATGCTCAAGATCTCTCTTAATCTTCTCTTTGATCAGCTAAATAAGTTGAGTTTGTCACTATGTTCTCTGGATCTTAAATTGCTCTGTATGTATCCTTTCCATTTTTAAGTGTGATGTCAAGACAGGATAATTctagtaatatttttaatattttactactCTGTTCCCACTGATTGTACATCCAATGTAacttggatgaaaaaaaaaatgtaaaaaatggggcctacatttttttctcctcttcaaatTGGGTAGATTTGATCATGAATGACATTAGTGACAGTGTCGGCCATCtagaaacaaattttgaaatCATGTCATCCAGTTCCCCTGATGGAACAGGTACCTCTGTGGACGTGACGCATCTGTTGCGCAGCTTGGGTCAGGTAAGGCCAAGAAGCAAAGGCCAAGGACTGGCTCAGGAGGGGTACCAGGCGGGATGTGTCCCTTCCAATGCCAATCCACAGAGTAAGAGAGCTCCTTGGAAGCgctggctgtgctgggactgGAAGCCTTACGTAGAGCAGGGCCTTGGCAAAACCCATCACACGTCTCCTCCTTCGTGGCAGTGGGAGCAGCCTACGGGGCAGGAGCCTGCAGCTGTACCCGGCTGAGCGCGGAGCCTTGGAGCACCCACCTCCACTGCTCAGCCATCCCCTCCTCTGGGGAAGAACTCACTTCTGAGCTCTGGAGAGCGGTGGTTGTGAAGCTTACACAGCTGTGGTCTCAATTAGACAGTCACAGTTTAAGGGCAGAGATGTAGTTTTTGCCTAAGAAAACCTGagatagtaaaaataaataatcattttGTTACTGTTCCCAGTCCCTGCCACCTCCATTGTGCCGTGGCACCAATAGTTTGGCCTGCCTACATTTTGATCAATCGTACTGCAGTGGCGTCAGAAAGACTGGTACTGGGGAATAGCTCTGCACATTTTCACACTATTAAGTATAATTTTCTGTTGTGTCTCAAACAATAAGCGACATATGGTGCTAGGCTATTTAATACTGAGTAGATTTAAGCACTTCTAGCATTTCTCTAGATTTCCtgtatctatacatatatatatgattCAGGTGTTTATAGATGTTACTTCTGTGCTGTGCCCCTCCCAAATCTGATGGAATAATCTCTCAGTTAAATGGTATTTAAGACTCTTCCAAGAATTGTGTTAAGAATGTTAAATTTAAACACATTACTAACGTGTTCAAATGGTGTATAGTACTTAAACTGAGTTAAGAGTACAGATTCACAACATCACAGACATGCAATTCCTGTACAACTCATCAACTTGATGTCTTCTAGGTGCGTAATCTCACTTACATGGTGACCCGAAGGGAAAAAATCAAGAGATCTGTTTGCAAAGTTCAAGAACAGATATTTAATATCTAcacaaagcagctggaacaaGAAAGAGTTTCAGGTACATTTCAGTGTTCTCTTTTCACTTAAGACTGCAGGCACAAGCACCGAGAGGTTTGGTTACAGGCTACTGACTGATTTTTGAAGGACAAACAGGACCTCGTTTATTCTCATTAAAATCTTGTGTAGTCCACCATGCATCAGCagataggaaggaaaaatgagGATGTGTCGCTGCAAGGGTGGGCACATTGCTATAGAAACTGGTAAGTCTGTGTTCTTACCACGGGGCACTGAGGGGCTCGCTGCCGTCAGCTCCTGTCTGGGGTGAGTTGTGAACAGCTCCTTACGACAGAGACCGTGACATAGAGCCAGGTGCCATGTGGTACCGAGTCAGTCGGTGGCTTATTAGCACCACTGCGTTGGTGTAGGGTACGTGCTGCTTTGTATCATAGATGCAGTTTATAGAAAGGAATTTTGGAAAGGCAGCACCCTGGTTTTAAAACTAGACATCTTTTTCTGCCTGAGCTCATTGACAGCAGCCTTTCCCAGAAGGATGAATAACTTCAAGGTTACTGCATTAACTAGATTATCCTTAGAGTATTTGGTAActaataaactgtattttagaCAGAATCAATCAGATCCACCTGCTGGTTGctttcctcccctgccccccatcTGAGGAGTCTCTCTGTCTTAGGATAGAGTAGCACTAGGAATTACATTTGCTACAGGTGTAATGAGGTGCAGCACAGCTACAGCATGGCTACAGGAAGGGAAACTACACCCAGCAGTAGGTTGTGAAACCACAACATAGCCACATAATCGTGATGTAAAGGTGCTGGATAGGCAACCCGATACCCGTTTTGGCCGAAGAACATGTCAGGCATGAGGAACGGAGATCAAATAGGTACATTCAAAAGTGGCATTTACCCAGACATGGAATTGCTTGACACTAACTTCGTCTGTTTACACATAGGTGTGCCTTCCTCATTCTCCTCAATGGAAAACACGGTGTTGTTCAACAGTCCCTCTTTGGGCCCCAATGCTCCTAAGATAGAGGATTTGAAATGGCATTCTGCGTTCTTCAGGAAACAAATGGGCACGTCTCTAACCCACTCCTTGAAAAAACCACACAAGAGAGACAGAGTAAGAAACAGCTCTGGGAACGACAGCAAATCCGTGCTGGGGCAGCCCAGCCAAAGGGAGGGTGGTGCAGCACCGGgtggctttttaaattttgacaAGACCTTTGCAGAAACACGGATTGTatcagcacagcagaaaaatggCATAGTTATACCAgaccacagaaaaagaagagacaatCGTCCACAGGGTGAGGTGATCAAGGCCGAACTAAAGGAAAAGACTTCTAAACACAACCACAAACCACTGAGACCCACAGAACTCTCTCAGAGGCAATCGGAAAACAAAAGGGCTGTGAACCACTCCAGTGGTAGGTCGGCACCTGGCACACGGAGGGATTTAGTGCCTAAATGCAATGGGGGTCTTGTCAAAGTAAACTCTAATCAGACAGTAGTTAAAGTGCCTACGACGCCCACGAGCCCAGTGAAAAACTGGGGCGGATTCCGAATTCCAAAGAAGGGGGAGAGGCAACAGCAGGGCGAGAGCCTGGAGGAGACCTGCCGCCAGAACTCCAGCTACCCCTACTTGGGCGTGGACAGAGTTTCACCGAAGGACAGGGCAAAAAGCAAGCTAAAGCCCGACAGCGAGAACGACGGCTACGTCCCCGACGCCGAGATGAGCGACTCGGAGACTGAAGTGGCTGAAAAAAAGTGCAGGCAGCAGCGGCTCAGTCCAAACAGCACTATCAGCAGAAGGACGGACATTATTAGGAGAAGCATCCTGGCATCCTGACTGGACCCGGGGACATGGTGTCGGCACCGTGCTCAGTAGAGTCACTGCCTACAAGCCAACTTCGCATTATTTATTGGTGTGAGAGAGGAGAGTTCTTAGACGTGGCTACAGACTGACAAATTGAGAACCCCGTTATTCCTGAGCTGTATAAACATGTTTACATGCacttaaagctgtttttttttttttgtgcgccccccccccaattctGTGAGAAGTTAGAATCTCCTTTATTTGCAACTACCCTGAGTAAGCAGAGAAACGACATCACTACTGAAACAGGATTTGTGATGAACACTAAAGTAACTCGCAAAAACCTTTTAGAAGGGGCTAGGGTGGGTAGGGGGAAGTAGGCTGCATTCATCCCTTTTAGCTAAAAAAGCACTGGTACAATCTGACTCCCTTCCCCTGCCTTCTGGAAAAGCACAAGCTCTTAATTTAACTAGTGTGTATTGAGTCGAAGATGGTCGTTTAACCGTACTGCACTGCTAAACCCCATCACAGATGGTCAAGTTCCTTGGATGGTGGTaggtctttctcctctctttgcagAACGTTTTCTGTTGCATTCAGTTTGAGTGTAGCTGGCGGCTCAAAACCCTCCATAAACTCCAGAGTTTACATGTAAATATACGCAGGAGATGAGCAGGTCTAACCCTGATGTTatactggaggaggaggaagggacaggtcagggctgcagctgccttgtGGTGCAACAGCTTGGAAGGATGGGGGCTGAGCACGGAGGCAGCTCTCATGGGGCTCCCTTCCGAGAAGGGGGCAGACTCGGGGGTCATGGCCCCCCGTGGAATAACCCGCCACTGTTTAGCCAGCCACCTGCCTCGGGAGTATGATGACAATTCAAGAAAAAGATTTCTAAGGCACTAGTCGGTAGGATTTCCCAAAGCCCACCACGGATGCACTAATGGTATGTATTGGGAAAGCCAGGCTTATGACACTAAAGGGTTGCTTTAAAATAGacaggaatatatatttttaaatagaataaaatgGAAAGGCAATAAATTGTGATTAGCTCTTTACagtcaaatgaagaaaaaaatatttcattctattCTGGACTAGATTTGATGGAAGAGGGAACTCGTATTCTGattgtgtactttttttttaataattgcaaATGGCAATAACTAGTAAGCTATGAGCAATAATATGAACAGATCATTAGGATGCTGTTTTGTACTGAGTAGAGTGCACATGTAACAGTGGAGTGTTAGGAGCCTGTAAATTTTGGAATTCTGCGTAGACGTAAGAAGTCAGGTATGTACTGGTGAAAAAGTTTAAGCAGCAATGTGTTACAGAAAGACAGGCATAAAGAacccccttccccctgccctttCCTACTCCTAGCCTGCCGTTACCGCATCCACTCGCTTTTTAATGTTAGACCCTTGCCTCTTGAGCAGGGAGCGTTTAAAACACAGTAGAACTTTGCCATAACTGAGTCTTCCAGAGGATTCAatcaaacaaaagagaaaaaaaaaaaagaaaaaagaaaaaaaaaaggcttattaaCACCCTATCTTGCTATGCAAGTTATCACTTAATTAAGTATTTCAACAGAATGCATCCCtgtcatttgttttaaaactcaGAAGTCTTAACCTTTTGAGGAAGGGGAGTTTTGTGTAAGACAGCTAGTGTACTTCTAAAATACCATTGCTGGTCCCAAGAAGTTAGATTAACTTCATCACTCACAGAGGGCACTGGTGAATCTGAAGTTACACAGTCACTC includes:
- the JADE1 gene encoding protein Jade-1 isoform X3, with the translated sequence MAVCPPGPSIPDLDIGGLRVPDMKIENLLRIVSETKAVTFTRPRKYIVSSGSEPPELGYVDIRTLADSVCRYDLNDVDVAWLQLANEEFKEMGMPELDEYTMERVIEDFEQRCYDNMNHAIETEEGLGIEYDEDVVCDVCQSPDGEDGNEMVFCDKCNICVHQACYGILKVPEGSWLCRTCALGVQPKCLLCPKKGGAMKPTRSGTKWVHVSCALWIPEVSIGSPEKMEPITKVSHIPSSRWALVCSLCNEKVGASIQCSVKNCRTAFHVTCAFDRGLEMKTILAENDEVKFKSYCPKHSSSKKADDEPFSESPGQENGNGIQDSSLPAHIDPFHTMDQTQEEAHRVSLRKQKLQQLEDEFYTFVESLEVAKAQRLPEEPVGFLYQYWKLKRKANFNKPLITPKKDEEDNLAKREQDVLFRRLQLFTHLRQDLERVRNLTYMVTRREKIKRSVCKVQEQIFNIYTKQLEQERVSGVPSSFSSMENTVLFNSPSLGPNAPKIEDLKWHSAFFRKQMGTSLTHSLKKPHKRDRVRNSSGNDSKSVLGQPSQREGGAAPGGFLNFDKTFAETRIVSAQQKNGIVIPDHRKRRDNRPQGEVIKAELKEKTSKHNHKPLRPTELSQRQSENKRAVNHSSGRSAPGTRRDLVPKCNGGLVKVNSNQTVVKVPTTPTSPVKNWGGFRIPKKGERQQQGESLEETCRQNSSYPYLGVDRVSPKDRAKSKLKPDSENDGYVPDAEMSDSETEVAEKKCRQQRLSPNSTISRRTDIIRRSILAS
- the JADE1 gene encoding protein Jade-1 isoform X4 — protein: MPELGSAGIVSETKAVTFTRPRKYIVSSGSEPPELGYVDIRTLADSVCRYDLNDVDVAWLQLANEEFKEMGMPELDEYTMERVIEDFEQRCYDNMNHAIETEEGLGIEYDEDVVCDVCQSPDGEDGNEMVFCDKCNICVHQACYGILKVPEGSWLCRTCALGVQPKCLLCPKKGGAMKPTRSGTKWVHVSCALWIPEVSIGSPEKMEPITKVSHIPSSRWALVCSLCNEKVGASIQCSVKNCRTAFHVTCAFDRGLEMKTILAENDEVKFKSYCPKHSSSKKADDEPFSESPGQENGNGIQDSSLPAHIDPFHTMDQTQEEAHRVSLRKQKLQQLEDEFYTFVESLEVAKAQRLPEEPVGFLYQYWKLKRKANFNKPLITPKKDEEDNLAKREQDVLFRRLQLFTHLRQDLERVRNLTYMVTRREKIKRSVCKVQEQIFNIYTKQLEQERVSGVPSSFSSMENTVLFNSPSLGPNAPKIEDLKWHSAFFRKQMGTSLTHSLKKPHKRDRVRNSSGNDSKSVLGQPSQREGGAAPGGFLNFDKTFAETRIVSAQQKNGIVIPDHRKRRDNRPQGEVIKAELKEKTSKHNHKPLRPTELSQRQSENKRAVNHSSGRSAPGTRRDLVPKCNGGLVKVNSNQTVVKVPTTPTSPVKNWGGFRIPKKGERQQQGESLEETCRQNSSYPYLGVDRVSPKDRAKSKLKPDSENDGYVPDAEMSDSETEVAEKKCRQQRLSPNSTISRRTDIIRRSILAS
- the JADE1 gene encoding protein Jade-1 isoform X5: MKIENLLRIVSETKAVTFTRPRKYIVSSGSEPPELGYVDIRTLADSVCRYDLNDVDVAWLQLANEEFKEMGMPELDEYTMERVIEDFEQRCYDNMNHAIETEEGLGIEYDEDVVCDVCQSPDGEDGNEMVFCDKCNICVHQACYGILKVPEGSWLCRTCALGVQPKCLLCPKKGGAMKPTRSGTKWVHVSCALWIPEVSIGSPEKMEPITKVSHIPSSRWALVCSLCNEKVGASIQCSVKNCRTAFHVTCAFDRGLEMKTILAENDEVKFKSYCPKHSSSKKADDEPFSESPGQENGNGIQDSSLPAHIDPFHTMDQTQEEAHRVSLRKQKLQQLEDEFYTFVESLEVAKAQRLPEEPVGFLYQYWKLKRKANFNKPLITPKKDEEDNLAKREQDVLFRRLQLFTHLRQDLERVRNLTYMVTRREKIKRSVCKVQEQIFNIYTKQLEQERVSGVPSSFSSMENTVLFNSPSLGPNAPKIEDLKWHSAFFRKQMGTSLTHSLKKPHKRDRVRNSSGNDSKSVLGQPSQREGGAAPGGFLNFDKTFAETRIVSAQQKNGIVIPDHRKRRDNRPQGEVIKAELKEKTSKHNHKPLRPTELSQRQSENKRAVNHSSGRSAPGTRRDLVPKCNGGLVKVNSNQTVVKVPTTPTSPVKNWGGFRIPKKGERQQQGESLEETCRQNSSYPYLGVDRVSPKDRAKSKLKPDSENDGYVPDAEMSDSETEVAEKKCRQQRLSPNSTISRRTDIIRRSILAS
- the JADE1 gene encoding protein Jade-1 isoform X2; its protein translation is MKRRRLPSSSEDSDDNGSLSTWSQHSRSRHRRTSCSRHEDRKPSEVFRTDLITAMKLHDSFQLNPDEYYVLADPWRQEWEKGVQVPVSPGTIPEPVARIVSETKAVTFTRPRKYIVSSGSEPPELGYVDIRTLADSVCRYDLNDVDVAWLQLANEEFKEMGMPELDEYTMERVIEDFEQRCYDNMNHAIETEEGLGIEYDEDVVCDVCQSPDGEDGNEMVFCDKCNICVHQACYGILKVPEGSWLCRTCALGVQPKCLLCPKKGGAMKPTRSGTKWVHVSCALWIPEVSIGSPEKMEPITKVSHIPSSRWALVCSLCNEKVGASIQCSVKNCRTAFHVTCAFDRGLEMKTILAENDEVKFKSYCPKHSSSKKADDEPFSESPGQENGNGIQDSSLPAHIDPFHTMDQTQEEAHRVSLRKQKLQQLEDEFYTFVESLEVAKAQRLPEEPVGFLYQYWKLKRKANFNKPLITPKKDEEDNLAKREQDVLFRRLQLFTHLRQDLERVRNLTYMVTRREKIKRSVCKVQEQIFNIYTKQLEQERVSGVPSSFSSMENTVLFNSPSLGPNAPKIEDLKWHSAFFRKQMGTSLTHSLKKPHKRDRVRNSSGNDSKSVLGQPSQREGGAAPGGFLNFDKTFAETRIVSAQQKNGIVIPDHRKRRDNRPQGEVIKAELKEKTSKHNHKPLRPTELSQRQSENKRAVNHSSGRSAPGTRRDLVPKCNGGLVKVNSNQTVVKVPTTPTSPVKNWGGFRIPKKGERQQQGESLEETCRQNSSYPYLGVDRVSPKDRAKSKLKPDSENDGYVPDAEMSDSETEVAEKKCRQQRLSPNSTISRRTDIIRRSILAS
- the JADE1 gene encoding protein Jade-1 isoform X1 — translated: MWFVVTVKQGCLLFPVEIMKRRRLPSSSEDSDDNGSLSTWSQHSRSRHRRTSCSRHEDRKPSEVFRTDLITAMKLHDSFQLNPDEYYVLADPWRQEWEKGVQVPVSPGTIPEPVARIVSETKAVTFTRPRKYIVSSGSEPPELGYVDIRTLADSVCRYDLNDVDVAWLQLANEEFKEMGMPELDEYTMERVIEDFEQRCYDNMNHAIETEEGLGIEYDEDVVCDVCQSPDGEDGNEMVFCDKCNICVHQACYGILKVPEGSWLCRTCALGVQPKCLLCPKKGGAMKPTRSGTKWVHVSCALWIPEVSIGSPEKMEPITKVSHIPSSRWALVCSLCNEKVGASIQCSVKNCRTAFHVTCAFDRGLEMKTILAENDEVKFKSYCPKHSSSKKADDEPFSESPGQENGNGIQDSSLPAHIDPFHTMDQTQEEAHRVSLRKQKLQQLEDEFYTFVESLEVAKAQRLPEEPVGFLYQYWKLKRKANFNKPLITPKKDEEDNLAKREQDVLFRRLQLFTHLRQDLERVRNLTYMVTRREKIKRSVCKVQEQIFNIYTKQLEQERVSGVPSSFSSMENTVLFNSPSLGPNAPKIEDLKWHSAFFRKQMGTSLTHSLKKPHKRDRVRNSSGNDSKSVLGQPSQREGGAAPGGFLNFDKTFAETRIVSAQQKNGIVIPDHRKRRDNRPQGEVIKAELKEKTSKHNHKPLRPTELSQRQSENKRAVNHSSGRSAPGTRRDLVPKCNGGLVKVNSNQTVVKVPTTPTSPVKNWGGFRIPKKGERQQQGESLEETCRQNSSYPYLGVDRVSPKDRAKSKLKPDSENDGYVPDAEMSDSETEVAEKKCRQQRLSPNSTISRRTDIIRRSILAS